In a single window of the Tachyglossus aculeatus isolate mTacAcu1 chromosome 14, mTacAcu1.pri, whole genome shotgun sequence genome:
- the ASCL1 gene encoding achaete-scute homolog 1: MESSAKMESGPSSQQQQQQQQQQFLQPAACFFAAAAAQSVQQQQQQQLQQLQEQQQQQQQLLQPPQRSPAAGQPSGGGHKSAPKQVKRPRSSSPELMRCKRRLNFSGFGYSLPQQQPAAVARRNERERNRVKLVNLGFATLREHVPNGAANKKMSKVETLRSAVEYIRALQQLLDEHDAVSAAFQAGVLSPTISPNYSNDMNSMAGSPVSSYSSDEGSYDPLSPEEQELLDFTNWF, translated from the coding sequence ATGGAGAGCTCTGCCAAGATGGAAAGCGGTCCCTctagccagcagcagcagcagcagcagcagcagcagtttttGCAGCCGGCCGCCTGCTTCTTCGCCGCAGCGGCTGCCCAGAGcgtgcaacagcagcagcagcagcagctgcagcagctgcaggagcaacagcagcagcagcagcagctgctgcagccGCCGCAGCGGAGCCCGGCGGCCGGCCAGCCGTCGGGGGGCGGTCACAAGTCAGCGCCGAAGCAAGTGAAGCGTCCGCGCTCGTCCTCCCCGGAGCTGATGCGCTGCAAGCGGCGGCTCAACTTCAGCGGCTTCGGCTACAGCCTCCCCCAGCAGCAGCCGGCCGCCGTGGCCCGGCGCAACGAGCGGGAGCGCAACCGCGTCAAGCTGGTCAACCTGGGCTTCGCCACCCTGCGGGAGCACGTCCCCAACGGGGCCGCCAACAAGAAGATGAGCAAAGTGGAGACCCTGCGCTCCGCCGTCGAGTACATCCGCGCCCTGCAGCAGCTGCTGGACGAGCACGACGCCGTCAGCGCCGCCTTCCAGGCCGGGGTGCTGTCCCCCACCATCTCCCCCAACTACTCCAACGACATGAACTCCATGGCGGGCTCCCCCGTCTCGTCCTACTCGTCGGACGAGGGGTCGTACGACCCCCTGAGCCCCGAGGAGCAGGAGCTCTTGGACTTCACCAACTGGTTCTGA